The following proteins are co-located in the Symphalangus syndactylus isolate Jambi chromosome 21, NHGRI_mSymSyn1-v2.1_pri, whole genome shotgun sequence genome:
- the LMNTD2 gene encoding lamin tail domain-containing protein 2 isoform X1, with product MAPMSGQGVEEAEEEALLSPTKRESVSGHLGPPAGAPAAPEIPTCLPDTTPHPAPVGCSAHPQACCCCRLALESLDPRTLRLLWRQRELEIQALRWAVQNGQDARLCHILEEVAGLPPKRSSHSQEKLLQNQVQKLTLELKEQKERAQWEKEHLEERLLQTTRTLQEVEAELQNLQESCLLQLARSSWVGRMLRSQTGSVEVSLSPSPPAPGCPPRPPPLIGCLCWGALTCLEAWPAQAVSGTLGSSREESGGLKAQVVTAETLMDPSDLSEDIQALTGEGFRLEDVDWNSIAHRYPNLFTNMEPSSKQKQPRPWPQLDTGSSESSRRHSERHHKTVEWGSLPCLNTSSSGGTDSDSSSCRPGLPSFVQVIGHPPQDHRASSEQALVQARSSSRDSEDLQKTHSPGHGQRVLSPQPCTDPDHWSPELLQSPTGLKIAAVSCREKFVRIFNASQESTADLSGMVLKQLVRGFPERLYRFPPGTLLAPRHHITVWGEATRSAKKPLRASSGREPVPRLSSRGCAMLLLSPKGEVLSEHRIPRRETPAPRVFADGTDLSIDRFPLPEAGPGADTRKPPRPPQPLRKGRVREPRVSRQRLRTRGLLPPMSSGKLFHAWEGPARPETPEIPALQHLPAIPGDPTLPSPPAEAGLGLEDCRLQKEHRVRVCRKSVDRSCPLVALSVQSTAESRFGFRFLSCLPVTADTCRGA from the exons ATGGCCCCCATGTCTGGCCAGGGGGTTGAAGAAGCCGAGGAAGAGGCTCTCCTGTCCCCCACAAAGCGAGAGTCAGTCAGTGGTCACCTGGGACCTCCAGCAGGTGCACCTGCAGCCCCCGAGATTCCCACGTGCCTGCCAGACACCACGCCCCACCCCGCACCAGTGGGCTGCTCTGCCCACCCACA agcctgctgctgctgcaggtTAGCTCTTGAGTCCCTGGACCCTCGCACGCTGCGGCTGCTGTGGAGGCAGCGAGAACTGGAGATCCAGGCCTTGCGGTGGGCCGTCCAGAATGGCCAGGACGCCCGGCTCTGCCACATCCTGGAGGAGGTGGCGGGGCTTCCACCCAAGAG GAGCTCCCACAGTCAGGAGAAACTCCTGCAGAACCAGGTCCAGAAGCTGACCCTGGAGTTGAAGGAACAGAAGGAGCGAGCCCAGTGG GAGAAGGAGCACCTGGAGGAGCGGCTGCTGCAGACCACCCGCAcgctccaggaggtggaggctgagctGCAGAACTTGCAGGAGTCCTGCCTCCTGCAGCTGGCCCGCTCCTCGTGGGTGGGCCGAATGCTAAGATCCCAGACTGGCAGTGTGGAGGTGAGCCTGTCCCCAAGCCCTCCTGCCCCAGGCTGCCCTCCCAGGCCTCCCCCTCTCATCGGGTGCCTCTGCTGGGGCGCCCTGACCTGCCTGGAAGCCTGGCCTGCTCAGGCTGTCTCTGGAACTCTGGGCTCCAGCAGGGAGGAATCAGGAGGCCTCAAAGCACAG GTAGTGACGGCAGAGACTCTGATGGACCCAAGTGACCTCTCTGAAGACATTCAGGCCCTCACTGGGGAG GGCTTTCGGCTGGAAGACGTGGACTGGAACAGCATTGCCCACCGGTACCCCAACCTCTTCACCAACATGGAGCCCAGCTCAAAGCAAAA GCAGCCACGGCCCTGGCCACAGCTGGACACAGGGAGCTCAGAGTCCTCCAGAAGGCACTCCGAGCGGCATCATAAGACCGTGGAGTGGGGCTCCCTGCCCTGTCTGAACACCAGCAGCTCAGGGGGCACTGACTCCGACTCCAGCAGCTGCCGGCCGGGCCTGCCTTCCTTCGTGCAGGTGATAGGGCACCCACCCCAGGACCACCGCGCTTCCTCCGAGCAAGCGCTGGTGCAGGCCCGGAGCTCCAGCAGGGACTCAGAAG ATCTCCAGAAAACCCACTCACCCGGGCACGGCCAGCGGGTCCTGTCGCCCCAGCCCTGCACAGACCCCGACCACTGGAGCCCGGAACTCCTGCAGAG CCCGACAGGCCTGAAGATCGCGGCTGTGAGCTGCCGGGAGAAGTTCGTCCGCATCTTCAACGCATCGCAGGAGAGCACGGCCGACCTGAGCGGCATGGTGCTGAAGCAGCTGGTGCGCGGCTTCCCGGAGCGCCTGTACCGCTTCCCGCCGGGCACGCTGCTGGCCCCGCGGCACCACATCACG GTCTGGGGCGAGGCGACCCGCAGCGCCAAGAAGCCCCTGCGCGCGTCCTCGGGTCGGGAGCCGGTTCCCCGCCTCTCCAGCCGCGGCTGCGCGATGCTGCTCCTGAGTCCCAAGGGCGAG GTCCTCAGTGAGCACCGGATCCCACGCCGCGAGACTCCGGCCCCGAGGGTCTTCGCCGACGGCACCGACTTGTCCATCGACCGCTTCCCGCTCCCTGAGGCCGGGCCCGGCGCCGACACCCGCAAGCCGCCGCGCCCACCTCAACCCCTGCGCAAAGGCCGGGTGCGGGAGCCCCGGGTCAGTCGCCAGAGACTAAG GACGCGGGGCCTGCTGCCCCCAATGAGCTCGGGGAAGCTCTTCCACGCGTGGGAGGGGCCCGCGCGGCCCGAGACCCCCGAGATCCCCGCGCTGCAGCACCTGCCAGCCATTCCGGGTGACCCCACCCTGCCATCGCCTCCCGCAGAGGCCGGGCTGGGCCTAGAGGACTGTCGGCTCCAGAAAGAGCACCGAGTTCGG GTGTGCCGGAAGAGCGTGGACCGTAGCTGCCCCTTGGTGGCCCTGTCGGTGCAGAGCACGGCGGAGAGCAGATTCGGCTTCCGCTTCCTCAGCTGC
- the LMNTD2 gene encoding lamin tail domain-containing protein 2 isoform X5 — protein MAPMSGQGVEEAEEEALLSPTKRESVSGHLGPPAGAPAAPEIPTCLPDTTPHPAPVGCSAHPQACCCCRLALESLDPRTLRLLWRQRELEIQALRWAVQNGQDARLCHILEEVAGLPPKRSSHSQEKLLQNQVQKLTLELKEQKERAQWEKEHLEERLLQTTRTLQEVEAELQNLQESCLLQLARSSWVGRMLRSQTGSVEVSLSPSPPAPGCPPRPPPLIGCLCWGALTCLEAWPAQAVSGTLGSSREESGGLKAQVVTAETLMDPSDLSEDIQALTGEGFRLEDVDWNSIAHRYPNLFTNMEPSSKQKQPRPWPQLDTGSSESSRRHSERHHKTVEWGSLPCLNTSSSGGTDSDSSSCRPGLPSFVQVIGHPPQDHRASSEQALVQARSSSRDSEDLQKTHSPGHGQRVLSPQPCTDPDHWSPELLQSPTGLKIAAVSCREKFVRIFNASQESTADLSGMVLKQLVRGFPERLYRFPPGTLLAPRHHITVWGEATRSAKKPLRASSGREPVPRLSSRGCAMLLLSPKGEVLSEHRIPRRETPAPRVFADGTDLSIDRFPLPEAGPGADTRKPPRPPQPLRKGRVREPRVSRQRLRGRAGPRGLSAPERAPSSGVPEERGP, from the exons ATGGCCCCCATGTCTGGCCAGGGGGTTGAAGAAGCCGAGGAAGAGGCTCTCCTGTCCCCCACAAAGCGAGAGTCAGTCAGTGGTCACCTGGGACCTCCAGCAGGTGCACCTGCAGCCCCCGAGATTCCCACGTGCCTGCCAGACACCACGCCCCACCCCGCACCAGTGGGCTGCTCTGCCCACCCACA agcctgctgctgctgcaggtTAGCTCTTGAGTCCCTGGACCCTCGCACGCTGCGGCTGCTGTGGAGGCAGCGAGAACTGGAGATCCAGGCCTTGCGGTGGGCCGTCCAGAATGGCCAGGACGCCCGGCTCTGCCACATCCTGGAGGAGGTGGCGGGGCTTCCACCCAAGAG GAGCTCCCACAGTCAGGAGAAACTCCTGCAGAACCAGGTCCAGAAGCTGACCCTGGAGTTGAAGGAACAGAAGGAGCGAGCCCAGTGG GAGAAGGAGCACCTGGAGGAGCGGCTGCTGCAGACCACCCGCAcgctccaggaggtggaggctgagctGCAGAACTTGCAGGAGTCCTGCCTCCTGCAGCTGGCCCGCTCCTCGTGGGTGGGCCGAATGCTAAGATCCCAGACTGGCAGTGTGGAGGTGAGCCTGTCCCCAAGCCCTCCTGCCCCAGGCTGCCCTCCCAGGCCTCCCCCTCTCATCGGGTGCCTCTGCTGGGGCGCCCTGACCTGCCTGGAAGCCTGGCCTGCTCAGGCTGTCTCTGGAACTCTGGGCTCCAGCAGGGAGGAATCAGGAGGCCTCAAAGCACAG GTAGTGACGGCAGAGACTCTGATGGACCCAAGTGACCTCTCTGAAGACATTCAGGCCCTCACTGGGGAG GGCTTTCGGCTGGAAGACGTGGACTGGAACAGCATTGCCCACCGGTACCCCAACCTCTTCACCAACATGGAGCCCAGCTCAAAGCAAAA GCAGCCACGGCCCTGGCCACAGCTGGACACAGGGAGCTCAGAGTCCTCCAGAAGGCACTCCGAGCGGCATCATAAGACCGTGGAGTGGGGCTCCCTGCCCTGTCTGAACACCAGCAGCTCAGGGGGCACTGACTCCGACTCCAGCAGCTGCCGGCCGGGCCTGCCTTCCTTCGTGCAGGTGATAGGGCACCCACCCCAGGACCACCGCGCTTCCTCCGAGCAAGCGCTGGTGCAGGCCCGGAGCTCCAGCAGGGACTCAGAAG ATCTCCAGAAAACCCACTCACCCGGGCACGGCCAGCGGGTCCTGTCGCCCCAGCCCTGCACAGACCCCGACCACTGGAGCCCGGAACTCCTGCAGAG CCCGACAGGCCTGAAGATCGCGGCTGTGAGCTGCCGGGAGAAGTTCGTCCGCATCTTCAACGCATCGCAGGAGAGCACGGCCGACCTGAGCGGCATGGTGCTGAAGCAGCTGGTGCGCGGCTTCCCGGAGCGCCTGTACCGCTTCCCGCCGGGCACGCTGCTGGCCCCGCGGCACCACATCACG GTCTGGGGCGAGGCGACCCGCAGCGCCAAGAAGCCCCTGCGCGCGTCCTCGGGTCGGGAGCCGGTTCCCCGCCTCTCCAGCCGCGGCTGCGCGATGCTGCTCCTGAGTCCCAAGGGCGAG GTCCTCAGTGAGCACCGGATCCCACGCCGCGAGACTCCGGCCCCGAGGGTCTTCGCCGACGGCACCGACTTGTCCATCGACCGCTTCCCGCTCCCTGAGGCCGGGCCCGGCGCCGACACCCGCAAGCCGCCGCGCCCACCTCAACCCCTGCGCAAAGGCCGGGTGCGGGAGCCCCGGGTCAGTCGCCAGAGACTAAG AGGCCGGGCTGGGCCTAGAGGACTGTCGGCTCCAGAAAGAGCACCGAGTTCGG GTGTGCCGGAAGAGCGTGGACCGTAG
- the LMNTD2 gene encoding lamin tail domain-containing protein 2 isoform X4 has translation MAPMSGQGVEEAEEEALLSPTKRESVSGHLGPPAGAPAAPEIPTCLPDTTPHPAPVGCSAHPQACCCCRLALESLDPRTLRLLWRQRELEIQALRWAVQNGQDARLCHILEEVAGLPPKRSSHSQEKLLQNQVQKLTLELKEQKERAQWEKEHLEERLLQTTRTLQEVEAELQNLQESCLLQLARSSWVGRMLRSQTGSVEVVTAETLMDPSDLSEDIQALTGEGFRLEDVDWNSIAHRYPNLFTNMEPSSKQKQPRPWPQLDTGSSESSRRHSERHHKTVEWGSLPCLNTSSSGGTDSDSSSCRPGLPSFVQVIGHPPQDHRASSEQALVQARSSSRDSEDLQKTHSPGHGQRVLSPQPCTDPDHWSPELLQSPTGLKIAAVSCREKFVRIFNASQESTADLSGMVLKQLVRGFPERLYRFPPGTLLAPRHHITVWGEATRSAKKPLRASSGREPVPRLSSRGCAMLLLSPKGEVLSEHRIPRRETPAPRVFADGTDLSIDRFPLPEAGPGADTRKPPRPPQPLRKGRVREPRVSRQRLRTRGLLPPMSSGKLFHAWEGPARPETPEIPALQHLPAIPGDPTLPSPPAEAGLGLEDCRLQKEHRVRVCRKSVDRSCPLVALSVQSTAESRFGFRFLSCLPVTADTCRGA, from the exons ATGGCCCCCATGTCTGGCCAGGGGGTTGAAGAAGCCGAGGAAGAGGCTCTCCTGTCCCCCACAAAGCGAGAGTCAGTCAGTGGTCACCTGGGACCTCCAGCAGGTGCACCTGCAGCCCCCGAGATTCCCACGTGCCTGCCAGACACCACGCCCCACCCCGCACCAGTGGGCTGCTCTGCCCACCCACA agcctgctgctgctgcaggtTAGCTCTTGAGTCCCTGGACCCTCGCACGCTGCGGCTGCTGTGGAGGCAGCGAGAACTGGAGATCCAGGCCTTGCGGTGGGCCGTCCAGAATGGCCAGGACGCCCGGCTCTGCCACATCCTGGAGGAGGTGGCGGGGCTTCCACCCAAGAG GAGCTCCCACAGTCAGGAGAAACTCCTGCAGAACCAGGTCCAGAAGCTGACCCTGGAGTTGAAGGAACAGAAGGAGCGAGCCCAGTGG GAGAAGGAGCACCTGGAGGAGCGGCTGCTGCAGACCACCCGCAcgctccaggaggtggaggctgagctGCAGAACTTGCAGGAGTCCTGCCTCCTGCAGCTGGCCCGCTCCTCGTGGGTGGGCCGAATGCTAAGATCCCAGACTGGCAGTGTGGAG GTAGTGACGGCAGAGACTCTGATGGACCCAAGTGACCTCTCTGAAGACATTCAGGCCCTCACTGGGGAG GGCTTTCGGCTGGAAGACGTGGACTGGAACAGCATTGCCCACCGGTACCCCAACCTCTTCACCAACATGGAGCCCAGCTCAAAGCAAAA GCAGCCACGGCCCTGGCCACAGCTGGACACAGGGAGCTCAGAGTCCTCCAGAAGGCACTCCGAGCGGCATCATAAGACCGTGGAGTGGGGCTCCCTGCCCTGTCTGAACACCAGCAGCTCAGGGGGCACTGACTCCGACTCCAGCAGCTGCCGGCCGGGCCTGCCTTCCTTCGTGCAGGTGATAGGGCACCCACCCCAGGACCACCGCGCTTCCTCCGAGCAAGCGCTGGTGCAGGCCCGGAGCTCCAGCAGGGACTCAGAAG ATCTCCAGAAAACCCACTCACCCGGGCACGGCCAGCGGGTCCTGTCGCCCCAGCCCTGCACAGACCCCGACCACTGGAGCCCGGAACTCCTGCAGAG CCCGACAGGCCTGAAGATCGCGGCTGTGAGCTGCCGGGAGAAGTTCGTCCGCATCTTCAACGCATCGCAGGAGAGCACGGCCGACCTGAGCGGCATGGTGCTGAAGCAGCTGGTGCGCGGCTTCCCGGAGCGCCTGTACCGCTTCCCGCCGGGCACGCTGCTGGCCCCGCGGCACCACATCACG GTCTGGGGCGAGGCGACCCGCAGCGCCAAGAAGCCCCTGCGCGCGTCCTCGGGTCGGGAGCCGGTTCCCCGCCTCTCCAGCCGCGGCTGCGCGATGCTGCTCCTGAGTCCCAAGGGCGAG GTCCTCAGTGAGCACCGGATCCCACGCCGCGAGACTCCGGCCCCGAGGGTCTTCGCCGACGGCACCGACTTGTCCATCGACCGCTTCCCGCTCCCTGAGGCCGGGCCCGGCGCCGACACCCGCAAGCCGCCGCGCCCACCTCAACCCCTGCGCAAAGGCCGGGTGCGGGAGCCCCGGGTCAGTCGCCAGAGACTAAG GACGCGGGGCCTGCTGCCCCCAATGAGCTCGGGGAAGCTCTTCCACGCGTGGGAGGGGCCCGCGCGGCCCGAGACCCCCGAGATCCCCGCGCTGCAGCACCTGCCAGCCATTCCGGGTGACCCCACCCTGCCATCGCCTCCCGCAGAGGCCGGGCTGGGCCTAGAGGACTGTCGGCTCCAGAAAGAGCACCGAGTTCGG GTGTGCCGGAAGAGCGTGGACCGTAGCTGCCCCTTGGTGGCCCTGTCGGTGCAGAGCACGGCGGAGAGCAGATTCGGCTTCCGCTTCCTCAGCTGC
- the LMNTD2 gene encoding lamin tail domain-containing protein 2 isoform X2 yields the protein MAPMSGQGVEEAEEEALLSPTKRESVSGHLGPPAGAPAAPEIPTCLPDTTPHPAPVGCSAHPQLALESLDPRTLRLLWRQRELEIQALRWAVQNGQDARLCHILEEVAGLPPKRSSHSQEKLLQNQVQKLTLELKEQKERAQWEKEHLEERLLQTTRTLQEVEAELQNLQESCLLQLARSSWVGRMLRSQTGSVEVSLSPSPPAPGCPPRPPPLIGCLCWGALTCLEAWPAQAVSGTLGSSREESGGLKAQVVTAETLMDPSDLSEDIQALTGEGFRLEDVDWNSIAHRYPNLFTNMEPSSKQKQPRPWPQLDTGSSESSRRHSERHHKTVEWGSLPCLNTSSSGGTDSDSSSCRPGLPSFVQVIGHPPQDHRASSEQALVQARSSSRDSEDLQKTHSPGHGQRVLSPQPCTDPDHWSPELLQSPTGLKIAAVSCREKFVRIFNASQESTADLSGMVLKQLVRGFPERLYRFPPGTLLAPRHHITVWGEATRSAKKPLRASSGREPVPRLSSRGCAMLLLSPKGEVLSEHRIPRRETPAPRVFADGTDLSIDRFPLPEAGPGADTRKPPRPPQPLRKGRVREPRVSRQRLRTRGLLPPMSSGKLFHAWEGPARPETPEIPALQHLPAIPGDPTLPSPPAEAGLGLEDCRLQKEHRVRVCRKSVDRSCPLVALSVQSTAESRFGFRFLSCLPVTADTCRGA from the exons ATGGCCCCCATGTCTGGCCAGGGGGTTGAAGAAGCCGAGGAAGAGGCTCTCCTGTCCCCCACAAAGCGAGAGTCAGTCAGTGGTCACCTGGGACCTCCAGCAGGTGCACCTGCAGCCCCCGAGATTCCCACGTGCCTGCCAGACACCACGCCCCACCCCGCACCAGTGGGCTGCTCTGCCCACCCACA gtTAGCTCTTGAGTCCCTGGACCCTCGCACGCTGCGGCTGCTGTGGAGGCAGCGAGAACTGGAGATCCAGGCCTTGCGGTGGGCCGTCCAGAATGGCCAGGACGCCCGGCTCTGCCACATCCTGGAGGAGGTGGCGGGGCTTCCACCCAAGAG GAGCTCCCACAGTCAGGAGAAACTCCTGCAGAACCAGGTCCAGAAGCTGACCCTGGAGTTGAAGGAACAGAAGGAGCGAGCCCAGTGG GAGAAGGAGCACCTGGAGGAGCGGCTGCTGCAGACCACCCGCAcgctccaggaggtggaggctgagctGCAGAACTTGCAGGAGTCCTGCCTCCTGCAGCTGGCCCGCTCCTCGTGGGTGGGCCGAATGCTAAGATCCCAGACTGGCAGTGTGGAGGTGAGCCTGTCCCCAAGCCCTCCTGCCCCAGGCTGCCCTCCCAGGCCTCCCCCTCTCATCGGGTGCCTCTGCTGGGGCGCCCTGACCTGCCTGGAAGCCTGGCCTGCTCAGGCTGTCTCTGGAACTCTGGGCTCCAGCAGGGAGGAATCAGGAGGCCTCAAAGCACAG GTAGTGACGGCAGAGACTCTGATGGACCCAAGTGACCTCTCTGAAGACATTCAGGCCCTCACTGGGGAG GGCTTTCGGCTGGAAGACGTGGACTGGAACAGCATTGCCCACCGGTACCCCAACCTCTTCACCAACATGGAGCCCAGCTCAAAGCAAAA GCAGCCACGGCCCTGGCCACAGCTGGACACAGGGAGCTCAGAGTCCTCCAGAAGGCACTCCGAGCGGCATCATAAGACCGTGGAGTGGGGCTCCCTGCCCTGTCTGAACACCAGCAGCTCAGGGGGCACTGACTCCGACTCCAGCAGCTGCCGGCCGGGCCTGCCTTCCTTCGTGCAGGTGATAGGGCACCCACCCCAGGACCACCGCGCTTCCTCCGAGCAAGCGCTGGTGCAGGCCCGGAGCTCCAGCAGGGACTCAGAAG ATCTCCAGAAAACCCACTCACCCGGGCACGGCCAGCGGGTCCTGTCGCCCCAGCCCTGCACAGACCCCGACCACTGGAGCCCGGAACTCCTGCAGAG CCCGACAGGCCTGAAGATCGCGGCTGTGAGCTGCCGGGAGAAGTTCGTCCGCATCTTCAACGCATCGCAGGAGAGCACGGCCGACCTGAGCGGCATGGTGCTGAAGCAGCTGGTGCGCGGCTTCCCGGAGCGCCTGTACCGCTTCCCGCCGGGCACGCTGCTGGCCCCGCGGCACCACATCACG GTCTGGGGCGAGGCGACCCGCAGCGCCAAGAAGCCCCTGCGCGCGTCCTCGGGTCGGGAGCCGGTTCCCCGCCTCTCCAGCCGCGGCTGCGCGATGCTGCTCCTGAGTCCCAAGGGCGAG GTCCTCAGTGAGCACCGGATCCCACGCCGCGAGACTCCGGCCCCGAGGGTCTTCGCCGACGGCACCGACTTGTCCATCGACCGCTTCCCGCTCCCTGAGGCCGGGCCCGGCGCCGACACCCGCAAGCCGCCGCGCCCACCTCAACCCCTGCGCAAAGGCCGGGTGCGGGAGCCCCGGGTCAGTCGCCAGAGACTAAG GACGCGGGGCCTGCTGCCCCCAATGAGCTCGGGGAAGCTCTTCCACGCGTGGGAGGGGCCCGCGCGGCCCGAGACCCCCGAGATCCCCGCGCTGCAGCACCTGCCAGCCATTCCGGGTGACCCCACCCTGCCATCGCCTCCCGCAGAGGCCGGGCTGGGCCTAGAGGACTGTCGGCTCCAGAAAGAGCACCGAGTTCGG GTGTGCCGGAAGAGCGTGGACCGTAGCTGCCCCTTGGTGGCCCTGTCGGTGCAGAGCACGGCGGAGAGCAGATTCGGCTTCCGCTTCCTCAGCTGC
- the LMNTD2 gene encoding lamin tail domain-containing protein 2 isoform X6 has protein sequence MAPMSGQGVEEAEEEALLSPTKRESVSGHLGPPAGAPAAPEIPTCLPDTTPHPAPVGCSAHPQACCCCRLALESLDPRTLRLLWRQRELEIQALRWAVQNGQDARLCHILEEVAGLPPKRSSHSQEKLLQNQVQKLTLELKEQKERAQWEKEHLEERLLQTTRTLQEVEAELQNLQESCLLQLARSSWVGRMLRSQTGSVEVSLSPSPPAPGCPPRPPPLIGCLCWGALTCLEAWPAQAVSGTLGSSREESGGLKAQVVTAETLMDPSDLSEDIQALTGEGFRLEDVDWNSIAHRYPNLFTNMEPSSKQKQPRPWPQLDTGSSESSRRHSERHHKTVEWGSLPCLNTSSSGGTDSDSSSCRPGLPSFVQVIGHPPQDHRASSEQALVQARSSSRDSEGAAGLFWPHREHPVGTPFEGPLPKSAALSRSPENPLTRARPAGPVAPALHRPRPLEPGTPAEPDRPEDRGCELPGEVRPHLQRIAGEHGRPERHGAEAAGARLPGAPVPLPAGHAAGPAAPHHGLGRGDPQRQEAPARVLGSGAGSPPLQPRLRDAAPESQGRGPQ, from the exons ATGGCCCCCATGTCTGGCCAGGGGGTTGAAGAAGCCGAGGAAGAGGCTCTCCTGTCCCCCACAAAGCGAGAGTCAGTCAGTGGTCACCTGGGACCTCCAGCAGGTGCACCTGCAGCCCCCGAGATTCCCACGTGCCTGCCAGACACCACGCCCCACCCCGCACCAGTGGGCTGCTCTGCCCACCCACA agcctgctgctgctgcaggtTAGCTCTTGAGTCCCTGGACCCTCGCACGCTGCGGCTGCTGTGGAGGCAGCGAGAACTGGAGATCCAGGCCTTGCGGTGGGCCGTCCAGAATGGCCAGGACGCCCGGCTCTGCCACATCCTGGAGGAGGTGGCGGGGCTTCCACCCAAGAG GAGCTCCCACAGTCAGGAGAAACTCCTGCAGAACCAGGTCCAGAAGCTGACCCTGGAGTTGAAGGAACAGAAGGAGCGAGCCCAGTGG GAGAAGGAGCACCTGGAGGAGCGGCTGCTGCAGACCACCCGCAcgctccaggaggtggaggctgagctGCAGAACTTGCAGGAGTCCTGCCTCCTGCAGCTGGCCCGCTCCTCGTGGGTGGGCCGAATGCTAAGATCCCAGACTGGCAGTGTGGAGGTGAGCCTGTCCCCAAGCCCTCCTGCCCCAGGCTGCCCTCCCAGGCCTCCCCCTCTCATCGGGTGCCTCTGCTGGGGCGCCCTGACCTGCCTGGAAGCCTGGCCTGCTCAGGCTGTCTCTGGAACTCTGGGCTCCAGCAGGGAGGAATCAGGAGGCCTCAAAGCACAG GTAGTGACGGCAGAGACTCTGATGGACCCAAGTGACCTCTCTGAAGACATTCAGGCCCTCACTGGGGAG GGCTTTCGGCTGGAAGACGTGGACTGGAACAGCATTGCCCACCGGTACCCCAACCTCTTCACCAACATGGAGCCCAGCTCAAAGCAAAA GCAGCCACGGCCCTGGCCACAGCTGGACACAGGGAGCTCAGAGTCCTCCAGAAGGCACTCCGAGCGGCATCATAAGACCGTGGAGTGGGGCTCCCTGCCCTGTCTGAACACCAGCAGCTCAGGGGGCACTGACTCCGACTCCAGCAGCTGCCGGCCGGGCCTGCCTTCCTTCGTGCAGGTGATAGGGCACCCACCCCAGGACCACCGCGCTTCCTCCGAGCAAGCGCTGGTGCAGGCCCGGAGCTCCAGCAGGGACTCAGAAG GCGCTGCAGGCCTGTTCTGGCCTCACAGGGAACATCCGGTGGGCACTCCATTCGAGGGTCCCCTCCCCAAAAGCGCTGCTCTCTCTAGATCTCCAGAAAACCCACTCACCCGGGCACGGCCAGCGGGTCCTGTCGCCCCAGCCCTGCACAGACCCCGACCACTGGAGCCCGGAACTCCTGCAGAG CCCGACAGGCCTGAAGATCGCGGCTGTGAGCTGCCGGGAGAAGTTCGTCCGCATCTTCAACGCATCGCAGGAGAGCACGGCCGACCTGAGCGGCATGGTGCTGAAGCAGCTGGTGCGCGGCTTCCCGGAGCGCCTGTACCGCTTCCCGCCGGGCACGCTGCTGGCCCCGCGGCACCACATCACG GTCTGGGGCGAGGCGACCCGCAGCGCCAAGAAGCCCCTGCGCGCGTCCTCGGGTCGGGAGCCGGTTCCCCGCCTCTCCAGCCGCGGCTGCGCGATGCTGCTCCTGAGTCCCAAGGGCGAG GTCCTCAGTGA